In Campylobacterota bacterium, one DNA window encodes the following:
- the rpmJ gene encoding 50S ribosomal protein L36: MKVQTSVKRICKDCKIIKRSGVVRVLCKKNPRHKQRQG, from the coding sequence ATGAAAGTACAAACATCAGTAAAAAGAATATGCAAAGATTGTAAAATTATTAAGCGTTCTGGTGTAGTTCGTGTTCTTTGTAAGAAGAACCCAAGACATAAGCAGCGTCAGGGATAA
- the infA gene encoding translation initiation factor IF-1, producing the protein MKKKEESILMDGIVEKALPNAMFQVKMLDSDHAVLAHVSGKMRMHYIKLLPGDKVAVELSPYDLTKGRIVSRYRH; encoded by the coding sequence ATGAAAAAGAAAGAAGAATCTATATTGATGGACGGCATAGTTGAAAAGGCTTTGCCAAATGCGATGTTTCAGGTGAAAATGCTTGACAGTGATCATGCTGTACTTGCGCATGTTTCTGGTAAAATGCGTATGCACTACATAAAGCTTTTGCCTGGGGATAAAGTGGCTGTTGAGCTATCTCCATATGATTTGACCAAGGGTAGGATTGTTTCTCGCTATAGACATTAA
- the rpsK gene encoding 30S ribosomal protein S11, producing MAYKKSKKRQHKNVDSAIAHVRSTFNNTLVAVTTLDGDVLVRGSAGQMGYKGTRKGTPFAANQIGTKLAKELMTIGVKTIEVNLQGPGSGRDSVVRAFQSAGLGVTTLRDVTPLPHNGTRPCKKRRV from the coding sequence ATGGCGTACAAAAAAAGTAAGAAACGTCAGCATAAAAATGTTGATTCAGCGATAGCACATGTAAGATCAACATTCAACAATACGTTGGTTGCTGTGACGACGTTAGATGGAGATGTTTTGGTGCGTGGTAGCGCTGGGCAGATGGGTTATAAAGGTACACGTAAGGGAACTCCTTTTGCTGCTAACCAGATTGGAACAAAGCTTGCTAAAGAATTAATGACAATAGGCGTTAAGACTATAGAAGTGAACTTACAAGGTCCTGGTTCTGGGCGAGACTCTGTAGTAAGGGCATTTCAATCAGCAGGATTAGGCGTTACAACACTGAGAGATGTTACTCCATTGCCTCATAATGGTACGCGTCCTTGTAAAAAACGTAGAGTTTAA
- the rpsM gene encoding 30S ribosomal protein S13, translated as MARIEGVLLPTEKRVETALTYLYGIGLQTSKDLLRETKINPDIRVKDLSHEQVAAIQRYINQSCKVEGELRKEITLSIKRLQEIGSYRGWRHKRSLPARGQRTKTNARTRKGPRKPHNVVPNKKAVSKK; from the coding sequence ATGGCTCGAATAGAAGGTGTGTTATTACCTACAGAGAAGCGTGTAGAAACTGCTTTGACATATTTATATGGCATCGGTTTGCAAACGTCTAAAGATCTTTTACGTGAGACGAAAATTAATCCAGACATACGCGTAAAGGACTTATCACATGAGCAGGTTGCTGCTATTCAAAGGTACATAAATCAAAGCTGCAAGGTTGAGGGTGAGCTTCGTAAGGAGATCACATTGAGCATCAAACGCTTGCAAGAAATTGGTTCATATCGAGGATGGAGACACAAGAGAAGCCTACCAGCTCGAGGTCAGCGTACTAAAACAAATGCTCGTACGCGTAAAGGTCCTAGAAAGCCTCACAATGTTGTACCGAATAAAAAAGCTGTATCTAAGAAATAG
- the rpsD gene encoding 30S ribosomal protein S4 has product MSACNKCRQAGEKLYLKGSKCRTPKCVIENRPVQPGQHGKKIGTKKMSEYGKQLLEKQKVKLMYDVKERQFRRFFENASRQSGVTGDNLLSILERRLDNVLFRLKMAVSRAQARQMVVHGHITVNGKRVDRPSYLVSQNDAIGLCESVLKSKVFVENVVDKRLNSGIKVPEWLELQKQERKGLVLRLPVRSDITAPIEEHLIVELYSK; this is encoded by the coding sequence ATGTCAGCATGTAACAAATGTAGACAAGCAGGAGAAAAGCTTTACCTAAAAGGTTCAAAGTGTCGCACTCCTAAATGTGTTATTGAAAATCGTCCCGTACAGCCTGGTCAGCATGGGAAAAAAATTGGAACAAAAAAAATGTCTGAGTATGGTAAGCAATTACTAGAAAAGCAAAAAGTGAAACTGATGTATGATGTTAAAGAACGTCAGTTCCGTCGGTTTTTTGAGAATGCTTCTCGCCAATCTGGTGTAACTGGTGATAACTTGCTGAGTATTCTTGAGCGTCGCCTGGACAACGTTTTGTTCCGTCTTAAAATGGCAGTTTCTCGAGCTCAAGCCCGTCAAATGGTTGTACATGGGCACATTACCGTCAATGGAAAACGTGTTGATAGACCATCTTACTTAGTTTCTCAGAATGATGCTATTGGGCTTTGCGAGAGCGTTTTGAAAAGCAAAGTATTCGTTGAAAATGTTGTTGATAAGCGTTTGAATTCTGGTATTAAGGTTCCTGAGTGGCTTGAGCTACAAAAGCAAGAACGTAAGGGACTTGTTCTGCGTTTGCCGGTTAGATCAGATATCACAGCGCCAATTGAAGAACACTTGATTGTTGAATTGTATTCTAAATAA